The Syngnathus typhle isolate RoL2023-S1 ecotype Sweden linkage group LG3, RoL_Styp_1.0, whole genome shotgun sequence genome window below encodes:
- the fbxw7 gene encoding F-box/WD repeat-containing protein 7 isoform X2, with protein sequence MLRHCPIPRFSSSGARRKNVNNGKDRTSTEAPPEGKTLDVADPVPPQKILRIFSINIITQGLPFYRRRMKRKLDHGPEVRSFPSGKKPCKGPEYPSPTGIVPCPATPTTFGHIRAANGQGQQRRRITTIPPPSGLHEWLRTFQSWSGPEKLLALDELIDICEPTQVKHMMQVIEPQFQRDFISLLPKELALYVLSFLEPKDLLQAAQTCRYWRILAEDNLLWREKCREEGIDEPLPLKKRKVVKPGFTHSPWKSAYIRQHRIDTNWRRGNLKSPKVLKGHDDHVITCLQFCGNRIVSGSDDNTLKVWSAITGKCLRTLVGHTGGVWSSQMRDNIIISGSTDRTLKVWNAETGECIHTLYGHTSTVRCMHLHEKRVVSGSRDATLRVWDIETGQCLHVLMGHVAAVRCVQYDGRRVVSGAYDFMVKVWDPETETCLHTLQGHTNRVYSLQFDGIHVVSGSLDTSIRVWDVETGNCIHTLTGHQSLTSGMELKDNILVSGNADSTVKIWDIKTGQCLQTLQGPHKHQSAVTCLQFNKNFVITSSDDGTVKLWDLKTGEFIRNLVTLESGGSGGVVWRIRASNTKLVCAVGSRNGTEETKLLVLDFDVDMK encoded by the exons ATGCTGCGCCATTGCCCCATTCCCCGTTTCTCGTCTAGCGGCGCCCGTAGAAAGAACGTAAATAATGGCAAAGACAGGACTTCCACCGAAGCGCCGCCGGAAGGCAAAACCCTCGATGTGGCCGATCCCGTACCGCCTCAGAAAATCCTGCGAATTTTTAGCATTAACATCATCACTCAGGGTTTGCCGTTCTATCGCCGACGG ATGAAGAGAAAGTTGGACCATGGCCCCGAGGTCCGATCTTTCCCTTCAGGAAAAAAGCCCTGCAAAGGTCCCGAGTacccaag CCCAACAGGAATCGTGCCGTGCCCGGCCACGCCCACCACCTTCGGCCACATCCGGGCGGCCAACGGTCAGGGCCAGCAGAGACGGCGCATCACGACCATCCCGCCCCCCTCGGGGCTCCACGAATGGCTCCGGACCTTTCAG agctGGTCCGGCCCCGAGAAGCTGCTGGCGCTGGACGAGTTGATTGACATCTGCGAACCCACGCAGGTCAAGCATATGATGCAGGTCATCGAGCCGCAGTTCCAACGCGACTTCATCTCCCTGCTGCCCAAAGAG CTGGCGTTGTACGTGCTGTCCTTCCTGGAGCCCAAGGACCTCCTCCAAGCCGCCCAGACGTGTCGCTACTGGCGCATTCTCGCAGAGGACAACTTGCTCTGGAGGGAAAAATGCCGGGAAGAAG GCATCGATGAGCCTTTGCCTCTCAAGAAGAGGAAAGTCGTCAAGCCCGGCTTCACTCACAGCCCCTGGAAGAGTGCCTACATCAGGCAGCACAGAATAGACACTAACTGGAGGAGAGGGAACCTCAAATCACCCaag GTGCTGAAAGGTCACGACGACCACGTGATCACCTGCCTCCAATTCTGCGGCAACCGAATCGTCAGCGGCTCTGACGACAACACGCTCAAAGTCTGGTCGGCCATTACGGGGAAG tgTCTGAGGACGTTGGTGGGCCACACGGGCGGCGTGTGGTCGTCGCAAATGCGAGACAACATCATCATCAGCGGCTCCACCGACCGCACGCTCAAGGTCTGGAATGCGGAGACGGGAGAATGTATCCACACCCTCTACGGGCATACCTCAACAGTGCGCTGCATGCATCTGCACGAGAAAAG GGTGGTGAGCGGCTCTCGGGACGCCACGCTGCGTGTATGGGACATCGAGACGGGCCAGTGTTTACACGTCCTCATGGGCCACGTGGCGGCCGTGCGCTGCGTCCAGTACGACGGCCGGCGGGTGGTCAGCGGCGCTTACGACTTCATGGTCAAAGTGTGGGACCCCGAGACGGAGACGTGCCTCCACACGCTGCAGGGTCACACCAACCGGGTGTACTCGCTACAG TTCGACGGGATCCACGTGGTGAGCGGCTCGCTGGACACGTCCATCCGAGTGTGGGACGTGGAGACGGGCAACTGCATCCACACGCTGACGGGCCACCAGTCGCTCACCAGCGGCATGGAGCTCAAAGACAACATCCTGGTGTCGGGCAACGCCGACTCCACCGTCAAGATCTGGGACATCAAGACGGGCCAGTGTCTCCAAACGTTGCAAG GTCCGCACAAGCACCAGAGCGCCGTCACGTGCCTGCAGTTCAACAAGAACTTTGTGATCACCAGCTCGGACGACGGCACGGTCAAGCTGTGGGACTTGAAGACGGGCGAGTTCATCCGCAACCTGGTGACGCTGGAGAGCGGCGGTAGCGGCGGCGTGGTGTGGCGCATACGGGCCTCCAACACCAAGTTGGTGTGCGCCGTGGGCAGCCGCAACGGCACGGAGGAGACCAAGCTGCTCGTGCTCGACTTTGACGTGGACATGAAGTGA
- the fbxw7 gene encoding F-box/WD repeat-containing protein 7 isoform X3 — protein sequence MGFYGTLKMIFYKMKRKLDHGPEVRSFPSGKKPCKGPEYPSPTGIVPCPATPTTFGHIRAANGQGQQRRRITTIPPPSGLHEWLRTFQSWSGPEKLLALDELIDICEPTQVKHMMQVIEPQFQRDFISLLPKELALYVLSFLEPKDLLQAAQTCRYWRILAEDNLLWREKCREEGIDEPLPLKKRKVVKPGFTHSPWKSAYIRQHRIDTNWRRGNLKSPKVLKGHDDHVITCLQFCGNRIVSGSDDNTLKVWSAITGKCLRTLVGHTGGVWSSQMRDNIIISGSTDRTLKVWNAETGECIHTLYGHTSTVRCMHLHEKRVVSGSRDATLRVWDIETGQCLHVLMGHVAAVRCVQYDGRRVVSGAYDFMVKVWDPETETCLHTLQGHTNRVYSLQFDGIHVVSGSLDTSIRVWDVETGNCIHTLTGHQSLTSGMELKDNILVSGNADSTVKIWDIKTGQCLQTLQGPHKHQSAVTCLQFNKNFVITSSDDGTVKLWDLKTGEFIRNLVTLESGGSGGVVWRIRASNTKLVCAVGSRNGTEETKLLVLDFDVDMK from the exons aTGGGGTTCTACGGCACTTTAAAGATGATTTTCTACAAA ATGAAGAGAAAGTTGGACCATGGCCCCGAGGTCCGATCTTTCCCTTCAGGAAAAAAGCCCTGCAAAGGTCCCGAGTacccaag CCCAACAGGAATCGTGCCGTGCCCGGCCACGCCCACCACCTTCGGCCACATCCGGGCGGCCAACGGTCAGGGCCAGCAGAGACGGCGCATCACGACCATCCCGCCCCCCTCGGGGCTCCACGAATGGCTCCGGACCTTTCAG agctGGTCCGGCCCCGAGAAGCTGCTGGCGCTGGACGAGTTGATTGACATCTGCGAACCCACGCAGGTCAAGCATATGATGCAGGTCATCGAGCCGCAGTTCCAACGCGACTTCATCTCCCTGCTGCCCAAAGAG CTGGCGTTGTACGTGCTGTCCTTCCTGGAGCCCAAGGACCTCCTCCAAGCCGCCCAGACGTGTCGCTACTGGCGCATTCTCGCAGAGGACAACTTGCTCTGGAGGGAAAAATGCCGGGAAGAAG GCATCGATGAGCCTTTGCCTCTCAAGAAGAGGAAAGTCGTCAAGCCCGGCTTCACTCACAGCCCCTGGAAGAGTGCCTACATCAGGCAGCACAGAATAGACACTAACTGGAGGAGAGGGAACCTCAAATCACCCaag GTGCTGAAAGGTCACGACGACCACGTGATCACCTGCCTCCAATTCTGCGGCAACCGAATCGTCAGCGGCTCTGACGACAACACGCTCAAAGTCTGGTCGGCCATTACGGGGAAG tgTCTGAGGACGTTGGTGGGCCACACGGGCGGCGTGTGGTCGTCGCAAATGCGAGACAACATCATCATCAGCGGCTCCACCGACCGCACGCTCAAGGTCTGGAATGCGGAGACGGGAGAATGTATCCACACCCTCTACGGGCATACCTCAACAGTGCGCTGCATGCATCTGCACGAGAAAAG GGTGGTGAGCGGCTCTCGGGACGCCACGCTGCGTGTATGGGACATCGAGACGGGCCAGTGTTTACACGTCCTCATGGGCCACGTGGCGGCCGTGCGCTGCGTCCAGTACGACGGCCGGCGGGTGGTCAGCGGCGCTTACGACTTCATGGTCAAAGTGTGGGACCCCGAGACGGAGACGTGCCTCCACACGCTGCAGGGTCACACCAACCGGGTGTACTCGCTACAG TTCGACGGGATCCACGTGGTGAGCGGCTCGCTGGACACGTCCATCCGAGTGTGGGACGTGGAGACGGGCAACTGCATCCACACGCTGACGGGCCACCAGTCGCTCACCAGCGGCATGGAGCTCAAAGACAACATCCTGGTGTCGGGCAACGCCGACTCCACCGTCAAGATCTGGGACATCAAGACGGGCCAGTGTCTCCAAACGTTGCAAG GTCCGCACAAGCACCAGAGCGCCGTCACGTGCCTGCAGTTCAACAAGAACTTTGTGATCACCAGCTCGGACGACGGCACGGTCAAGCTGTGGGACTTGAAGACGGGCGAGTTCATCCGCAACCTGGTGACGCTGGAGAGCGGCGGTAGCGGCGGCGTGGTGTGGCGCATACGGGCCTCCAACACCAAGTTGGTGTGCGCCGTGGGCAGCCGCAACGGCACGGAGGAGACCAAGCTGCTCGTGCTCGACTTTGACGTGGACATGAAGTGA
- the fbxw7 gene encoding F-box/WD repeat-containing protein 7 isoform X1, which produces MNQDLLSGGSSSRRSRGSGAPAARGNASSSAARAPQQPAEEADEDEHMNRVLEDEERPRQQPETSQEDVDRGPQWAPGDSAPGDDPPEDGGGGQDAPPGKVNRAEKGPRWTWRAEQRQRTQEDEEEGDEEEEEEEEENNNSSSGHQAEEEEERTEGGQEQRRTREEEEEDEEEMDQDSDDFEHSAESEREEEEDEEDEEAEEGLMSPSIRNNATVATNNVDSHQSSSHKKMKRKLDHGPEVRSFPSGKKPCKGPEYPSPTGIVPCPATPTTFGHIRAANGQGQQRRRITTIPPPSGLHEWLRTFQSWSGPEKLLALDELIDICEPTQVKHMMQVIEPQFQRDFISLLPKELALYVLSFLEPKDLLQAAQTCRYWRILAEDNLLWREKCREEGIDEPLPLKKRKVVKPGFTHSPWKSAYIRQHRIDTNWRRGNLKSPKVLKGHDDHVITCLQFCGNRIVSGSDDNTLKVWSAITGKCLRTLVGHTGGVWSSQMRDNIIISGSTDRTLKVWNAETGECIHTLYGHTSTVRCMHLHEKRVVSGSRDATLRVWDIETGQCLHVLMGHVAAVRCVQYDGRRVVSGAYDFMVKVWDPETETCLHTLQGHTNRVYSLQFDGIHVVSGSLDTSIRVWDVETGNCIHTLTGHQSLTSGMELKDNILVSGNADSTVKIWDIKTGQCLQTLQGPHKHQSAVTCLQFNKNFVITSSDDGTVKLWDLKTGEFIRNLVTLESGGSGGVVWRIRASNTKLVCAVGSRNGTEETKLLVLDFDVDMK; this is translated from the exons ATGAACCAGGATCTGCTGTCGgggggcagcagcagcaggcggaGTCGGGGCTCCGGGGCGCCGGCGGCGAGAGGTAacgcctcctcctccgccgctcGGGCACCCCAGCAGCCGGCAGAGGAGGCCGACGAGGATGAGCACATGAACCGGGTGCTCGAGGACGAGGAGCGGCCGCGCCAACAG CCCGAGACCTCGCAGGAGGACGTGGACAGAGGACCGCAATGGGCGCCCGGCGACTCTGCCCCCGGCGACGACCCCCCGGAGGACGGCGGGGGAGGCCAGGATGCTCCCCCCGGCAAGGTGAACCGGGCCGAGAAAGGACCCCGCTGGACGTGGAGGGCCGAGCAGAGGCAGCGCAcgcaggaggatgaggaggagggggacgaggaggaggaagaggaagaggaggagaacaaTAACAGCAGTAGCGGTCACCaggcggaggaggaagaggagaggacAGAGGGGGGGCAGGAGCAGAGGAGGAcgagggaggaggaagaggaggacgaggaggagatggACCAGGACAGCGACGACTTTGAGCACTCGGCGGAGAGCGAGcgcgaagaggaggaggacgaggaggacgaggaagcAGAAGAAGGGCTGATGTCTCCCTCCATCAGGAACAATGCGACCGTCGCCACCAACAATGTGGACTCACACCAAAGCTCCTCCCACAAGAAG ATGAAGAGAAAGTTGGACCATGGCCCCGAGGTCCGATCTTTCCCTTCAGGAAAAAAGCCCTGCAAAGGTCCCGAGTacccaag CCCAACAGGAATCGTGCCGTGCCCGGCCACGCCCACCACCTTCGGCCACATCCGGGCGGCCAACGGTCAGGGCCAGCAGAGACGGCGCATCACGACCATCCCGCCCCCCTCGGGGCTCCACGAATGGCTCCGGACCTTTCAG agctGGTCCGGCCCCGAGAAGCTGCTGGCGCTGGACGAGTTGATTGACATCTGCGAACCCACGCAGGTCAAGCATATGATGCAGGTCATCGAGCCGCAGTTCCAACGCGACTTCATCTCCCTGCTGCCCAAAGAG CTGGCGTTGTACGTGCTGTCCTTCCTGGAGCCCAAGGACCTCCTCCAAGCCGCCCAGACGTGTCGCTACTGGCGCATTCTCGCAGAGGACAACTTGCTCTGGAGGGAAAAATGCCGGGAAGAAG GCATCGATGAGCCTTTGCCTCTCAAGAAGAGGAAAGTCGTCAAGCCCGGCTTCACTCACAGCCCCTGGAAGAGTGCCTACATCAGGCAGCACAGAATAGACACTAACTGGAGGAGAGGGAACCTCAAATCACCCaag GTGCTGAAAGGTCACGACGACCACGTGATCACCTGCCTCCAATTCTGCGGCAACCGAATCGTCAGCGGCTCTGACGACAACACGCTCAAAGTCTGGTCGGCCATTACGGGGAAG tgTCTGAGGACGTTGGTGGGCCACACGGGCGGCGTGTGGTCGTCGCAAATGCGAGACAACATCATCATCAGCGGCTCCACCGACCGCACGCTCAAGGTCTGGAATGCGGAGACGGGAGAATGTATCCACACCCTCTACGGGCATACCTCAACAGTGCGCTGCATGCATCTGCACGAGAAAAG GGTGGTGAGCGGCTCTCGGGACGCCACGCTGCGTGTATGGGACATCGAGACGGGCCAGTGTTTACACGTCCTCATGGGCCACGTGGCGGCCGTGCGCTGCGTCCAGTACGACGGCCGGCGGGTGGTCAGCGGCGCTTACGACTTCATGGTCAAAGTGTGGGACCCCGAGACGGAGACGTGCCTCCACACGCTGCAGGGTCACACCAACCGGGTGTACTCGCTACAG TTCGACGGGATCCACGTGGTGAGCGGCTCGCTGGACACGTCCATCCGAGTGTGGGACGTGGAGACGGGCAACTGCATCCACACGCTGACGGGCCACCAGTCGCTCACCAGCGGCATGGAGCTCAAAGACAACATCCTGGTGTCGGGCAACGCCGACTCCACCGTCAAGATCTGGGACATCAAGACGGGCCAGTGTCTCCAAACGTTGCAAG GTCCGCACAAGCACCAGAGCGCCGTCACGTGCCTGCAGTTCAACAAGAACTTTGTGATCACCAGCTCGGACGACGGCACGGTCAAGCTGTGGGACTTGAAGACGGGCGAGTTCATCCGCAACCTGGTGACGCTGGAGAGCGGCGGTAGCGGCGGCGTGGTGTGGCGCATACGGGCCTCCAACACCAAGTTGGTGTGCGCCGTGGGCAGCCGCAACGGCACGGAGGAGACCAAGCTGCTCGTGCTCGACTTTGACGTGGACATGAAGTGA